A genome region from Thermoanaerobacterium xylanolyticum LX-11 includes the following:
- the dprA gene encoding DNA-processing protein DprA, with protein MDRNKVFYVWLSSINGVGAKTFKKLVDYFGNAENVYKSSLEDIKQVVNNGRVLNSIIEAKKIEPYKYAERLHKEEVKVLLIDDDEYPKLLREIYDAPPVLYVKGNITESDDMSIAIVGSRNATSYGKLMSEKFSYELSKHGFTIISGMARGIDSQAHKGAIKAGGRTIAVLGCGVNIAYPEENKKLMEEIISKGAVVSEYPLDYLPVAGNFPARNRIISGLSLGVLVVEAGVKSGSLITAKFALEQGRDVFAVPGIITSAYSQGTNGLIKQGAKLVASVSDILDEYNFREDIKTRINERFVNTLSSEERKLYAIISECPRDIEEIVEITKFPISKVNYLLSSLTIKGLIVRLPGNKYEKSFN; from the coding sequence ATGGATAGGAATAAAGTATTTTATGTTTGGCTCAGCTCAATTAATGGCGTAGGTGCAAAGACTTTTAAAAAACTTGTGGATTATTTTGGAAACGCAGAAAATGTATATAAGTCAAGTTTGGAAGACATAAAACAAGTGGTTAATAATGGAAGGGTTTTAAACAGTATAATAGAGGCAAAAAAGATTGAACCGTACAAATACGCAGAAAGGTTACATAAAGAAGAAGTAAAAGTTCTATTGATAGATGATGATGAATACCCAAAACTACTTCGAGAAATATACGATGCGCCTCCAGTTTTATATGTAAAAGGTAATATTACTGAATCTGATGATATGTCGATTGCCATAGTCGGTTCAAGAAATGCTACATCATACGGCAAATTGATGTCTGAAAAATTTTCATATGAATTATCCAAGCATGGGTTTACTATAATAAGTGGAATGGCCAGAGGAATCGACAGTCAAGCTCACAAAGGCGCTATAAAAGCTGGAGGAAGGACAATTGCTGTACTTGGATGCGGAGTAAATATAGCATATCCTGAAGAAAATAAAAAATTGATGGAAGAAATAATTTCTAAAGGTGCTGTTGTATCTGAATATCCGCTTGATTATCTTCCTGTAGCAGGCAATTTTCCTGCCAGAAACAGGATAATAAGTGGCTTGTCATTAGGCGTATTAGTTGTCGAGGCGGGTGTTAAAAGTGGTTCTTTGATTACTGCTAAATTTGCATTGGAACAGGGAAGAGATGTTTTTGCTGTTCCAGGTATTATTACAAGTGCTTACAGCCAAGGCACAAACGGACTAATAAAGCAAGGTGCAAAGTTAGTCGCAAGTGTCAGCGATATACTTGATGAGTATAATTTTAGAGAAGATATAAAAACAAGAATAAATGAGCGATTCGTAAATACACTAAGCAGTGAAGAAAGAAAACTGTACGCTATAATATCAGAATGCCCAAGAGATATAGAAGAAATTGTGGAGATAACTAAATTTCCTATATCTAAAGTCAATTATCTTTTATCATCACTGACGATTAAAGGGCTTATTGTCAGATTACCTGGAAATAAATATGAAAAAAGTTTTAATTAA
- the hslV gene encoding ATP-dependent protease subunit HslV, giving the protein MFKGTTIVAVRRGNKVSIAGDGQVTFGENTILKHGAKKIRRLYNDEVLVGFAGSVADAFTLSEMFEEKLEQYSGNLKRAAVELAQEWRKDKILKKLEALLIAADKNVTLVISGNGEVIEPDNDVIAIGSGGNFAMSAALALRYNTDLPVDEIARKSLEIASQICVYTNDHITVESL; this is encoded by the coding sequence TTGTTTAAAGGTACTACTATAGTTGCCGTAAGACGCGGCAATAAAGTTTCAATAGCTGGTGATGGGCAAGTAACATTTGGTGAAAATACAATTTTAAAACACGGAGCTAAGAAGATCAGAAGGTTGTACAATGATGAGGTGTTAGTTGGTTTCGCTGGATCAGTAGCTGATGCATTTACTTTATCTGAAATGTTTGAAGAAAAATTAGAGCAATACAGTGGAAATTTAAAAAGAGCTGCGGTTGAACTTGCACAGGAATGGAGAAAAGACAAAATTCTAAAAAAGTTAGAGGCACTTTTAATTGCAGCAGATAAAAATGTCACGTTAGTCATTTCTGGCAATGGCGAAGTGATTGAGCCAGATAACGATGTAATTGCGATTGGTTCCGGTGGAAATTTCGCAATGTCGGCAGCACTTGCGCTAAGGTACAATACAGATTTACCAGTAGATGAAATCGCGAGAAAGTCCCTTGAGATTGCATCTCAAATTTGCGTATATACAAACGATCATATAACAGTAGAAAGCTTGTAA
- the fliE gene encoding flagellar hook-basal body complex protein FliE encodes MINPISQISAVGSVGTSNATSNTSSFGDILKTAISDVNNLQLKAQQDDQMLVTGDINDIHNVMIDATKADIALELTIQIKNKILDAYQEIMRMPV; translated from the coding sequence ATGATAAATCCTATTTCCCAGATAAGTGCTGTTGGTAGTGTTGGTACTTCAAATGCAACAAGTAACACTTCTTCTTTTGGAGATATTTTAAAAACAGCTATTTCAGATGTGAATAATTTGCAACTTAAAGCGCAGCAGGATGATCAAATGTTAGTAACAGGTGACATCAATGATATACACAATGTGATGATTGATGCTACCAAAGCCGATATAGCGTTGGAGCTTACTATTCAGATTAAAAATAAGATACTTGATGCCTACCAGGAGATAATGAGAATGCCAGTTTAA
- the codY gene encoding GTP-sensing pleiotropic transcriptional regulator CodY yields MGILLEKIRKVNKVLQKTGVQPVDFNELSEILKDVINCDVFIVSRRGKLLGKNIEKFVGDIDESVVKGMQFSEDFNDELLKITETSINLTKESKAMLIKKDDAFETIVPVFGGGNRLGTLMLLRVGDKFTDDDIILAEYGATVIGLEILRSKNYEMEEDERKRTVVQMALATLSYSELEAVIHIFEELDGNEGLLVASKIADKVGITRSVIVNALRKFESAGVIESRSLGMKGTHIKILNDKLIDELKKLKR; encoded by the coding sequence ATGGGGATACTATTAGAGAAAATTAGAAAAGTAAATAAGGTACTTCAAAAAACAGGTGTTCAACCAGTTGATTTTAATGAATTGTCTGAGATACTGAAGGATGTTATCAACTGCGATGTCTTTATAGTAAGCAGAAGAGGCAAGCTCTTAGGGAAAAATATAGAAAAATTTGTGGGAGATATAGATGAATCGGTAGTCAAAGGGATGCAGTTTTCAGAAGATTTTAATGATGAACTTTTAAAGATAACAGAAACGTCTATAAACTTGACTAAAGAAAGCAAAGCCATGCTTATAAAAAAAGACGATGCTTTTGAAACTATAGTCCCTGTTTTTGGCGGAGGAAATAGGCTGGGCACTTTAATGCTTTTAAGAGTAGGAGATAAATTTACTGATGATGATATTATTTTAGCTGAATACGGTGCTACAGTCATAGGATTAGAAATACTAAGATCTAAGAACTACGAAATGGAGGAAGATGAAAGGAAACGCACAGTAGTACAGATGGCTTTGGCCACATTATCTTATTCAGAATTAGAAGCTGTGATTCATATATTTGAAGAGTTGGATGGAAATGAAGGTTTGCTTGTAGCCAGCAAGATAGCTGATAAAGTCGGGATAACAAGGTCTGTAATTGTTAATGCTTTGAGAAAGTTCGAAAGTGCTGGTGTTATTGAGTCCAGATCGTTAGGGATGAAAGGAACCCACATAAAAATTCTGAATGATAAACTTATAGATGAGCTTAAAAAATTAAAAAGATAA
- the topA gene encoding type I DNA topoisomerase yields MEKSLVIVESPSKAKTIHKYLGKNYKVEASMGHIRDLPKSQLGIDIEKNFEPKYITIRGKGPIIEKLKKEAKNASKIYLATDPDREGEAISWHLASLLNIDINEKCRIEFHEITKNAIQNAIKNPREINMNLVDAQQARRILDRLVGYNISPLLWKKIKRGLSAGRVQSVATRLICDREKEIEDFKPEEYWSISAYLYKEKKTQSFEAKFYGTKDGKVELKNENDVNEIVKDLTDDYVVENVKIGTKKRNPSPPFITSTMQQEASKTLGFTAKKTMMIAQQLYEGVEIKGEGSLGLITYMRTDSTRVSDEAKKAAYEYILQKYGKEYANPNATYAKKGGNIQDAHEAIRPTYIDLDPEKIKDSLKPDQYKLYKLIWSRFLASQMSPALYDTMNVDIINKNYVFKASGSKIKFSGFMAVYTDDDENENEDKMLPMLNSGDFLKLKELKPEQHFTQPPARYTEATLIKELEEKGIGRPSTYAPIISTLLERGYVIKEKKNLKPTELGFIVTDVMKEFFPDIVDVKFTAQMEEQLDRIEEGIEKWCDVIDEFYNGFNASLKIAEEQMKDIEIKDEETDIKCEFCGRNMVIKYGRYGKFLACPGFPECKNTKPLYEEIGVTCPKCGGKIIIKKSKKGKVYYACENSSNCGTMFWDRPISETCPKCGALLVEKHSKGRKIIKCSNCDYVK; encoded by the coding sequence ATGGAAAAATCTTTGGTAATAGTAGAATCGCCATCTAAGGCTAAAACAATACATAAATATTTAGGCAAAAATTATAAGGTCGAAGCATCTATGGGGCATATAAGGGATTTGCCTAAAAGTCAGCTTGGGATAGATATTGAAAAAAATTTTGAACCAAAATACATAACGATTCGCGGAAAAGGACCTATAATCGAGAAGTTAAAAAAAGAGGCAAAAAATGCATCGAAAATTTACCTTGCAACGGACCCGGATAGGGAAGGGGAAGCTATATCATGGCATTTGGCAAGTTTATTAAATATTGATATTAATGAAAAATGTAGGATAGAGTTTCATGAGATAACAAAAAATGCCATACAGAATGCCATTAAAAATCCGAGAGAAATAAATATGAATTTAGTTGATGCACAGCAGGCTAGGCGAATTTTAGATAGACTTGTAGGTTATAATATAAGTCCACTGCTCTGGAAAAAAATAAAGAGAGGCTTGAGTGCAGGTAGAGTTCAATCGGTAGCAACAAGATTGATTTGTGATAGAGAAAAGGAAATTGAGGATTTTAAACCGGAGGAATACTGGAGCATATCGGCATATTTGTATAAAGAAAAAAAGACACAATCTTTTGAAGCAAAATTTTATGGTACAAAAGATGGAAAAGTAGAGTTAAAAAATGAGAATGATGTAAATGAAATAGTAAAAGATTTGACAGATGATTATGTAGTAGAAAATGTCAAAATAGGTACAAAAAAGAGAAATCCTTCACCTCCTTTCATAACAAGTACAATGCAACAAGAAGCCTCAAAAACATTGGGTTTTACTGCGAAAAAGACGATGATGATTGCACAGCAACTTTATGAAGGTGTAGAAATAAAGGGTGAAGGCAGCCTTGGATTAATAACTTATATGAGAACAGACTCAACAAGAGTTTCAGATGAAGCTAAAAAAGCAGCCTATGAGTATATATTGCAGAAATACGGAAAGGAATATGCAAATCCAAATGCTACATATGCAAAAAAGGGAGGGAATATTCAAGACGCTCATGAAGCTATAAGACCTACATACATAGATTTAGACCCTGAGAAAATTAAGGATTCTTTAAAGCCAGATCAATATAAATTGTATAAATTGATTTGGAGTAGATTTTTGGCAAGTCAAATGTCACCGGCCTTATATGACACGATGAATGTTGATATTATTAATAAAAATTACGTGTTTAAGGCAAGTGGCTCTAAAATTAAGTTTTCTGGTTTTATGGCGGTTTACACAGATGATGATGAAAATGAAAATGAAGATAAGATGCTTCCAATGCTTAATAGCGGAGATTTTTTGAAATTAAAAGAATTAAAGCCAGAGCAGCATTTTACGCAGCCACCTGCAAGATATACTGAAGCTACACTGATAAAAGAGCTTGAGGAAAAAGGTATAGGAAGGCCAAGCACTTACGCTCCTATAATATCTACATTATTAGAACGAGGATATGTGATAAAAGAAAAGAAAAATCTTAAACCTACGGAATTGGGGTTTATTGTAACAGATGTAATGAAAGAATTCTTTCCAGACATAGTAGATGTAAAATTTACGGCGCAAATGGAAGAGCAGCTTGACAGAATAGAAGAAGGAATTGAAAAGTGGTGTGATGTCATCGATGAATTTTACAATGGTTTTAATGCTTCACTAAAGATAGCAGAAGAACAAATGAAAGATATTGAAATAAAAGATGAAGAAACTGATATTAAATGCGAATTCTGCGGCAGAAATATGGTTATAAAGTACGGCCGTTATGGTAAATTTTTAGCTTGTCCTGGATTTCCGGAGTGTAAAAATACTAAACCATTATACGAAGAAATTGGTGTTACATGTCCTAAATGTGGAGGTAAAATCATTATTAAAAAAAGCAAAAAAGGAAAAGTTTATTATGCGTGTGAAAATTCTTCCAATTGTGGCACTATGTTTTGGGATAGGCCTATATCAGAAACATGTCCTAAATGTGGGGCCTTGCTTGTTGAGAAGCATTCAAAAGGGCGAAAGATTATTAAATGCAGTAATTGTGATTACGTAAAGTAA
- a CDS encoding YraN family protein has translation MNNKILGNLGETIAENYLKKSGYNIVCKNFRCSIGEIDIIALNKDSLIFVEVKTRTSTKFGYPKEAVTYHKKNKIIKVAETFLAFNEKYTNHIFRFDVIEILVDPKTFKLNNINHIKDAFTR, from the coding sequence ATGAATAATAAAATATTAGGTAATTTAGGAGAAACAATTGCAGAAAATTATTTAAAAAAATCCGGTTATAATATTGTCTGCAAAAATTTTAGATGCTCTATCGGAGAAATAGATATAATAGCATTAAATAAAGATAGCCTGATTTTTGTTGAAGTTAAAACAAGGACTTCAACAAAATTCGGCTATCCAAAGGAAGCGGTAACATACCATAAAAAAAACAAAATCATTAAAGTCGCGGAAACTTTTTTGGCATTTAATGAAAAATATACAAATCATATTTTTAGATTTGATGTGATTGAAATATTAGTCGATCCAAAAACATTTAAGCTTAACAATATAAATCACATAAAAGACGCTTTTACGCGTTAG
- the hslU gene encoding ATP-dependent protease ATPase subunit HslU, protein MKNYTPKEIVDALDKYIVGQDLAKRSVAVALRNRYRRNLLPDEIKDEITPKNILMIGPTGVGKTEIARRIAKLIEAPFVKVEATKFTEVGYVGRDVESMIRDLLESAIRMVKQEKMQNVMLRAKELAEERILDYLINGRKSKRQKNPFEFLFNAQGDEDTHDDDGQEIKMQKEQLREKIRSGELNDRIIEIEITDSSSPILEMYSNLGAEEMNINLQDMFADILPKKKKYKKVPIGEAKKILESEEAQNLIDMDEVIDEAIRRTEQDGIIFIDEIDKIAGSGYTNGPDVSREGVQRDILPIVEGSTVMTKYGPVKTDYILFIAAGAFNVSKVSDLIPELQGRFPVRVELKPLTKEDFIRILKEPKNALTKQYAALLSTEGVEIEYTDDGIDRIAEIAYIINQQSEDIGARRLHTVMEKLFEKLSFEAPDITGSKVIIDKNYIDEQLKDNLNRFDVNKYIL, encoded by the coding sequence ATGAAGAATTATACTCCAAAGGAAATTGTCGACGCACTTGATAAATATATAGTTGGTCAAGATTTGGCAAAAAGATCTGTAGCTGTGGCACTTAGGAATAGATACCGCAGAAATTTGCTACCAGATGAAATAAAGGATGAAATAACGCCTAAAAATATTTTGATGATTGGACCTACAGGCGTAGGAAAAACGGAAATAGCACGAAGAATTGCAAAACTTATCGAAGCTCCTTTTGTTAAAGTTGAGGCTACTAAGTTTACAGAAGTCGGTTATGTTGGACGAGATGTAGAGTCGATGATACGAGATCTGCTTGAGTCGGCCATTCGAATGGTTAAGCAGGAGAAGATGCAAAATGTCATGTTAAGGGCAAAAGAGCTTGCAGAAGAGAGAATATTAGATTACTTGATAAATGGCAGAAAAAGCAAAAGGCAGAAAAATCCGTTTGAGTTTTTATTTAATGCACAAGGCGATGAGGATACTCATGATGATGATGGGCAAGAAATAAAAATGCAAAAAGAGCAATTAAGAGAAAAAATAAGAAGCGGAGAATTAAACGATAGGATAATTGAGATTGAGATAACAGATTCTTCCTCACCTATCTTAGAAATGTATTCAAACTTAGGTGCAGAAGAAATGAACATCAATTTGCAGGATATGTTTGCCGATATTTTGCCTAAAAAAAAGAAGTATAAAAAAGTTCCTATAGGTGAAGCGAAGAAAATTTTAGAATCTGAAGAAGCCCAAAATTTGATTGATATGGATGAAGTTATCGATGAGGCCATCAGGAGAACGGAACAAGATGGAATAATCTTTATAGATGAAATTGACAAAATTGCTGGAAGCGGATACACTAATGGTCCAGATGTATCTAGAGAAGGAGTTCAAAGGGATATATTGCCTATAGTGGAAGGCAGCACGGTTATGACAAAATACGGTCCTGTTAAAACGGATTATATTCTTTTTATAGCTGCAGGTGCATTTAATGTATCTAAGGTAAGTGACTTAATTCCTGAGCTACAAGGAAGATTTCCTGTAAGAGTGGAGCTTAAACCTCTAACTAAAGAAGATTTCATAAGGATTTTGAAGGAGCCTAAAAATGCACTAACAAAACAGTATGCGGCATTACTGAGCACTGAAGGTGTAGAAATTGAGTACACAGATGATGGAATAGATAGGATTGCAGAAATTGCTTATATAATAAATCAACAATCTGAAGACATAGGTGCAAGGCGATTACACACAGTAATGGAGAAGCTTTTTGAAAAGTTATCGTTTGAAGCTCCTGACATAACTGGTAGCAAAGTGATTATCGATAAGAATTATATCGATGAACAGCTAAAAGATAATTTAAACAGATTTGATGTTAACAAATACATACTTTAA
- the flgB gene encoding flagellar basal body rod protein FlgB, which produces MLGINFNTVDLMSKALDASELRNEVISNNIANVDTPGFKRSDVNFESILNDAINSNKLTGFVTDKNHIPINSTSIDNIEPQIVQDNSTSMRLDGNNVDIDVEMSNLAKNQLYYDALAQRVSGELNSLLTAIKDGGN; this is translated from the coding sequence ATGCTGGGAATTAATTTTAATACAGTAGATCTTATGAGTAAAGCCTTAGATGCTTCAGAGCTTAGAAATGAAGTCATATCGAATAATATAGCCAATGTGGATACTCCAGGTTTTAAAAGATCTGATGTAAATTTTGAAAGCATTTTAAATGATGCTATAAACTCTAATAAATTAACTGGTTTTGTTACTGATAAAAATCATATACCAATTAATTCGACATCCATAGACAATATTGAACCGCAAATTGTTCAGGATAATAGTACATCTATGAGATTAGATGGCAATAATGTTGATATTGATGTAGAAATGTCGAATCTTGCTAAAAATCAACTTTATTATGATGCATTAGCTCAAAGAGTCAGTGGTGAATTGAATTCTCTGCTTACAGCGATAAAAGATGGAGGTAATTGA
- the flgC gene encoding flagellar basal body rod protein FlgC, which yields MGFLNSIDISATGLTAERLRMDVISQNIANVDTTRTSNGGPYRRKLVVLKEIDNQSSFSDMLNAAKGSSTVGNGVEVVSIEEDNKTPFNRVYDPGNPDADSTGYVNYPNVNIVSEMVDMISATRAYEANVTAVNSTKSMIEKALEIGKA from the coding sequence GTGGGATTTTTAAATTCTATTGATATAAGCGCTACAGGCCTTACGGCTGAGAGGCTTAGAATGGATGTCATCTCTCAAAATATCGCAAATGTTGATACAACGAGGACGTCTAATGGTGGTCCTTACAGAAGAAAGCTTGTGGTTTTAAAAGAAATTGACAATCAAAGTAGCTTTAGCGATATGTTAAATGCTGCAAAAGGTTCATCAACAGTCGGAAATGGTGTTGAAGTCGTATCTATCGAGGAAGACAACAAGACGCCTTTTAACCGTGTGTATGATCCTGGCAATCCTGATGCAGATAGCACTGGATACGTTAATTATCCTAATGTAAACATCGTTTCTGAAATGGTTGATATGATCTCTGCTACAAGGGCATATGAAGCGAATGTGACTGCAGTTAATTCAACCAAATCCATGATAGAAAAAGCATTAGAAATTGGAAAGGCTTAG
- the fliF gene encoding flagellar basal-body MS-ring/collar protein FliF yields MPVFINNIREQIDNFWNKFDKKQKIQIGIIALLLIGSIALLLYILNRPNYEVLYSGLSTKDAGTVVDKLKNELKIPYKIEGDGSTILVPAQYKDEARMQLATEGIPQDGFSFSDAMNNSLATTDQERREKYIYFVQNEIQNTLKTIDGVQDAKVNIVVPDQSNFVLSNSDNSSTAAVMLQLKPGVTLTNQQINGITNFVSKSVQGLSPDKVTIIDGNGKVLVAQNDSSLDGASSQYALQMKVQNDLQNNIQSLLEQVFGPGNVIVRASVNLNFDKQVQDKVEWQPVIDNNGIIRSTQTIKEIANGSSNGAPAGTATNNPPGSTTYTTQNNGNSSYSKTDTTINYEINQIKTTLTSAQGKIQNISLSVVVNNSNLTPAMKQQLTDLVSNAAGGKNVSVSVMGIKFNNDLLNQMKNNGKQSFPYVWLIILGALVLAGGVFYAMKKRSKLAVPSAKSEEAISMVEPLEDIEVHDERDEKKKQIEKFIKQKPDIVAQLIRTWLNEE; encoded by the coding sequence ATGCCCGTTTTTATAAATAACATACGTGAGCAGATAGACAATTTTTGGAATAAGTTTGATAAAAAGCAAAAAATTCAAATAGGTATTATCGCATTATTATTAATAGGAAGCATTGCACTGCTTCTGTACATCTTAAATAGGCCTAATTACGAGGTTTTGTATTCTGGTTTAAGCACAAAAGATGCAGGTACTGTAGTCGACAAATTGAAAAACGAATTGAAAATACCATATAAAATTGAAGGAGATGGCAGCACAATATTAGTGCCTGCTCAGTACAAAGATGAGGCGAGAATGCAACTTGCAACAGAAGGAATACCACAAGATGGTTTTAGCTTTAGCGATGCAATGAATAATTCATTAGCTACTACGGATCAAGAGAGAAGAGAGAAGTACATATATTTTGTTCAAAATGAAATACAGAATACGTTGAAGACAATAGATGGGGTACAAGACGCGAAAGTGAATATAGTCGTACCAGATCAGAGCAATTTTGTGCTGTCTAATAGCGACAATTCTTCGACAGCAGCAGTTATGCTGCAATTAAAACCTGGCGTTACATTGACAAATCAACAGATAAACGGAATAACAAATTTCGTATCTAAAAGCGTTCAAGGATTAAGTCCTGACAAAGTTACGATTATTGATGGAAATGGCAAAGTGTTGGTAGCTCAAAATGACAGTTCACTTGATGGAGCAAGTTCTCAGTACGCCCTTCAAATGAAAGTACAAAATGATTTGCAAAATAATATTCAGTCCCTTTTAGAACAAGTTTTTGGGCCAGGAAATGTCATAGTGAGGGCCAGTGTAAACTTGAATTTTGATAAGCAGGTGCAGGACAAAGTAGAATGGCAGCCAGTTATTGACAACAATGGGATTATAAGAAGCACACAGACAATAAAAGAGATAGCTAATGGTTCTAGCAATGGAGCACCAGCCGGTACTGCGACAAACAATCCACCAGGCAGCACTACATACACCACTCAAAATAATGGAAATTCAAGTTATAGCAAGACTGATACTACTATAAATTATGAGATAAATCAGATAAAGACTACGTTAACTTCAGCACAAGGTAAAATACAAAATATATCTTTAAGCGTAGTTGTAAACAACAGTAACTTGACTCCAGCTATGAAACAGCAGCTTACAGATCTTGTTTCAAATGCCGCTGGAGGTAAGAACGTATCTGTCTCGGTTATGGGAATAAAATTTAACAACGATTTATTGAATCAAATGAAAAATAATGGGAAACAGTCATTCCCATACGTATGGCTCATCATATTAGGTGCATTGGTTTTAGCTGGAGGTGTCTTCTATGCTATGAAAAAGAGAAGCAAACTTGCTGTGCCTTCTGCAAAATCAGAAGAAGCCATATCTATGGTTGAGCCTTTAGAGGATATAGAAGTACATGATGAGAGAGACGAAAAGAAAAAGCAAATTGAGAAATTTATTAAGCAAAAACCAGACATAGTAGCTCAACTGATTAGAACATGGCTAAATGAAGAATAG
- a CDS encoding ribonuclease HII translates to MVKQFLTIKSLKEHIYKYGFEIEGFKISSNALRWLEKEKNRLNDLMKYENELYNLDYKLIGGIDEVGRGPLAGPVVAGCVILPKQSFIPDIDDSKKLSESKRELLSEIIKKKAIAYGIGIIDNEQIDRINILNSTYEAMKVAISNLNIKADFLLVDAITIPDIDIAQIPIIKGDAKSISIAAASIVAKVTRDNIMRKYDEMYPQYGFCKNKGYGTKEHIEAIKKYGPCPIHRKTFLKSILGD, encoded by the coding sequence ATGGTAAAACAGTTTTTAACGATAAAAAGTTTAAAAGAACACATATACAAATATGGATTTGAAATAGAAGGATTCAAGATAAGCAGCAATGCTTTAAGATGGCTTGAGAAAGAAAAAAATAGATTAAATGATTTGATGAAATACGAAAATGAACTTTACAATTTAGATTATAAGTTGATTGGAGGAATTGACGAAGTAGGACGAGGACCTTTAGCAGGTCCTGTCGTTGCAGGATGTGTCATACTTCCAAAACAATCATTTATTCCAGATATTGATGATTCAAAAAAATTAAGTGAGTCAAAAAGAGAACTATTGTCTGAAATAATTAAAAAAAAAGCTATTGCATATGGTATTGGCATAATAGATAATGAACAAATTGATAGAATAAACATACTAAACTCCACTTATGAAGCCATGAAGGTGGCGATTTCTAATCTTAATATTAAAGCTGATTTTTTGCTGGTAGACGCAATAACAATACCAGACATTGATATTGCACAAATACCCATAATAAAAGGTGACGCAAAAAGCATTTCTATTGCGGCTGCATCTATAGTGGCTAAAGTTACAAGGGATAACATAATGAGAAAATACGATGAAATGTATCCACAGTATGGGTTTTGCAAAAACAAAGGTTACGGCACAAAAGAACACATAGAAGCTATAAAAAAATACGGGCCATGCCCAATACATAGAAAAACCTTTTTAAAAAGTATATTAGGTGATTGA